In one Candidatus Cloacimonadota bacterium genomic region, the following are encoded:
- a CDS encoding TetR/AcrR family transcriptional regulator gives MNRKEKEMLTRREAIIAAAEKLFFSKGFQNVTMEEIAEKAEFTRPTLYAYFKTKAELYVVIFTKISLIRWKMLNDAMAQKDTGYDKLYAFGDAYYEFAIQYPEYLKFMLYWDHYGLPCDKIDQDIMKAFTEPRDNARVDLVNAFRLGMSDGTIRDDIEIDYVMPYLCITTRAVLNEVVLGYANKEYYYSFFRLFLRGLKK, from the coding sequence ATGAACAGAAAAGAAAAAGAAATGCTGACTCGCAGGGAAGCAATAATTGCTGCTGCCGAAAAACTTTTTTTCAGCAAGGGCTTTCAGAATGTTACGATGGAAGAGATCGCCGAGAAAGCAGAATTCACAAGACCAACCTTGTATGCGTACTTTAAAACCAAAGCTGAACTTTATGTTGTGATCTTTACGAAAATATCTCTGATCAGGTGGAAGATGCTGAATGATGCTATGGCACAAAAAGACACAGGGTATGATAAACTCTATGCCTTTGGTGATGCATATTACGAATTCGCAATTCAATATCCAGAATATTTGAAATTCATGCTCTACTGGGATCATTACGGGCTTCCATGTGACAAGATCGATCAGGATATTATGAAAGCATTTACAGAACCAAGAGATAATGCTCGTGTCGATCTGGTTAATGCTTTCCGCCTTGGTATGAGTGATGGTACAATTCGGGATGATATTGAAATCGATTATGTCATGCCCTATTTATGTATTACGACACGCGCTGTCCTTAATGAGGTTGTACTCGGTTACGCAAATAAGGAATATTATTACAGTTTCTTTCGATTATTTCTCAGGGGTTTGAAAAAATAA
- a CDS encoding T9SS type A sorting domain-containing protein codes for MFKTGKKLVLLGIILLLIPLSVKAQNYLDMPEGISYDSGSKSYYVSCWNPACVVKIDSLGNQSVFKSGLTACANNVLVDSILYVSYRYGVKAFNIKTGVQVLYKPISATNYFDGIAYHAGYLYLINHGQKLYKINLTDNTHELLTSTGLGSYPQGLIYDEVNDRLLTCSFQNSAPIVQINPQNGQTSYALWTGLNNLDALAQDQYGNIYVTCNGTNSVYRYDSNLENRIVVSSGHSGPSGLEYNRDDNILAISNFFTDVVDFVSMAPYSIDDPIEEGLRLHQNFPNPFSHSTTLRFALMKPSNIVLSLYDARGRFITTLLDDHYQSGFHDFSLDIHCCSQPELPSGIYFIHLKNNDLELMREITLIR; via the coding sequence ATGTTTAAAACTGGGAAAAAATTAGTGCTTTTGGGGATTATCCTGCTGCTGATTCCCCTGTCTGTCAAGGCACAAAACTACCTGGATATGCCAGAAGGAATCTCTTATGACAGCGGTTCAAAGAGCTATTATGTATCCTGTTGGAATCCTGCATGTGTCGTAAAGATCGATAGTCTCGGCAATCAGAGTGTTTTTAAGTCCGGGCTAACTGCCTGTGCAAATAATGTCCTTGTGGATTCGATCCTGTATGTGTCCTATCGATATGGAGTAAAGGCGTTCAACATCAAAACCGGAGTACAGGTTCTATATAAGCCCATAAGTGCTACGAATTACTTTGATGGCATCGCATATCATGCAGGTTATCTTTATCTAATCAATCACGGGCAGAAACTCTATAAGATAAATCTTACAGATAACACCCATGAATTGTTAACAAGCACCGGACTCGGCTCCTATCCACAGGGACTTATTTATGACGAGGTTAACGACAGGCTCTTAACGTGCTCGTTCCAGAACAGCGCTCCCATCGTGCAGATCAATCCTCAGAACGGGCAGACATCCTATGCCTTGTGGACTGGTCTAAATAATCTCGATGCTTTAGCGCAGGATCAATACGGCAATATCTATGTAACGTGCAATGGAACTAATTCTGTGTATCGATATGATTCAAATCTGGAGAATCGCATCGTTGTTTCATCGGGCCATAGCGGTCCTTCAGGTCTTGAATACAATCGTGACGATAATATCCTTGCAATCTCTAACTTCTTTACTGATGTGGTAGATTTTGTGTCAATGGCACCCTATTCAATTGATGATCCTATAGAAGAGGGATTACGGCTACATCAGAATTTTCCAAATCCTTTCAGCCACTCCACAACCCTCAGGTTTGCTCTTATGAAACCGTCAAATATCGTTCTCTCCTTATATGATGCTCGAGGTAGATTTATCACAACACTTCTTGATGACCACTATCAATCAGGATTCCATGATTTTTCTCTTGATATTCACTGTTGTTCACAACCAGAACTCCCGTCTGGAATATATTTTATTCATCTTAAAAACAATGACCTGGAGCTGATGAGAGAAATTACGCTTATTCGTTAG